The Limisphaera ngatamarikiensis genomic interval GGATTGGAAGGCCGGGTCGGGCGGGGCGGGTCAGCGGCAAAGGTGAGGGGCGACCGACCGTGGCGGGGAGGGCCGTGGACGCGCCCGGGGCGGTGGGATGATGGGTGGCGTGGGTACGGTTCAGGCGCCGAGGAGGTGTTCGATGACCATCTGGTCGAGGGCGGCGTAGTTGCGTTCCCGGATGAGGGTGCGGGCCCGGGCTTCGTCGAAGGTGCGGGCTTTTTCGACGAGGAGGAGGAAGGTGCGCCGGCTGTTTTCGAGGTGGGCGAGCCAGTGTTCCTCGCGGGTGGGTCGGAAGGGGTGGACGTCGAAGCAGACGAACTCGCCTTTGCGCCCGTAGTGGTTGCGTTCGAGGGCGCGGACCTGGTTGAAGGCGAGGCGGAGGTTGACGCTGCCGAAGGGTTTGTCTTGGTCGAATTTGAGACCGTTTTGGTCGTTGAGGTGGATGGACCAGAGTTTGCCGAAGGCGCAGGCGAAGTCGATTTCGTCGGCGGGATCGAGTCCGGCGAGGATGGCGTGGGCGGTTTCCATGAGGCAGCCGACGCGTGCGGGGTCGCAGGTGAGATGGGCCAGGGCGATGGCGTGGCCGATGGTGGGGATGTAGGCCTGGTCCATGGGCTCGTTGGGTTTGGGTTCGATGGCGATGCGGATTTTGGGGTGATGTTCGAGCATGCGGTTGAGGGCTTCGACGAGGTGGTCGATGCAGCGGCGTGCGT includes:
- a CDS encoding TIM barrel protein — encoded protein: MKPTTYRFCFGPWNISEGQDPYGPPVRSPKPFDWKLDALKRLGFDAMMFHDDDAVPDIDNKSDAQIRKEARELRRKLADAGVAAEMVAPRLWFDPRTIDGAFTSNDPKCRAYAIQRSLRCIDLAHELGTNLVVLWLAREGTYLRESKNARRCIDHLVEALNRMLEHHPKIRIAIEPKPNEPMDQAYIPTIGHAIALAHLTCDPARVGCLMETAHAILAGLDPADEIDFACAFGKLWSIHLNDQNGLKFDQDKPFGSVNLRLAFNQVRALERNHYGRKGEFVCFDVHPFRPTREEHWLAHLENSRRTFLLLVEKARTFDEARARTLIRERNYAALDQMVIEHLLGA